A window of the Streptomyces sp. NBC_01351 genome harbors these coding sequences:
- a CDS encoding SDR family NAD(P)-dependent oxidoreductase, translated as MAESRVALITGSSSGIGASIARRLSAEGIRVVVNSARSESAGRALAAELPGAVYVQGDVADAADARRIVESAAEAHGRLDILVNNAGVTRFIPLDDLEAADADAWREIFDVNVIGAWQMITAAAPHLRKSESASIVNISSVSATRALGSSVPYAVSKAAVNHMTRLLASQLGPAIRVNAVAPGLIDTPWYEDAAQVWESSRDWITENTPLRRVGTPDDVAEAALYLVNAAYTTGDVLTVDGGRHIV; from the coding sequence ATGGCCGAGAGCCGCGTCGCACTGATCACCGGTTCCTCGTCCGGAATCGGTGCCTCCATCGCTCGCCGGCTGAGCGCGGAGGGCATCCGCGTCGTCGTCAACTCCGCCCGCAGCGAGAGCGCCGGACGGGCACTGGCCGCGGAGCTCCCCGGGGCGGTCTACGTACAGGGCGACGTGGCCGACGCGGCGGACGCCCGGCGGATCGTGGAGAGCGCCGCCGAGGCCCACGGCCGGCTGGACATCCTCGTCAACAACGCGGGCGTCACCCGGTTCATCCCGCTGGACGACCTGGAGGCCGCGGACGCCGACGCCTGGCGCGAGATCTTCGACGTCAACGTCATCGGCGCCTGGCAGATGATCACCGCCGCCGCCCCCCACCTGCGCAAGTCCGAGTCGGCCTCGATCGTCAACATCTCCTCCGTCTCCGCCACCCGCGCCCTCGGAAGCTCCGTCCCGTACGCCGTCAGCAAGGCCGCGGTCAACCACATGACCCGCCTGCTCGCCTCCCAGCTCGGACCCGCCATCCGCGTCAACGCCGTGGCCCCCGGCCTCATCGACACCCCCTGGTACGAGGACGCCGCTCAGGTCTGGGAGAGCTCGCGGGACTGGATCACCGAGAACACCCCGCTGCGCCGCGTCGGCACCCCCGACGACGTCGCCGAGGCCGCCCTCTACCTGGTCAACGCCGCGTACACGACGGGCGATGTCCTCACCGTCGACGGCGGACGCCACATCGTCTGA
- the kdpF gene encoding K(+)-transporting ATPase subunit F, giving the protein MSAESVVGLLVAFSLLGYLVLALVYPERF; this is encoded by the coding sequence GTGAGCGCCGAAAGCGTCGTCGGTCTGCTGGTCGCCTTCTCCCTCCTGGGCTATCTCGTTCTCGCCCTCGTGTACCCGGAGAGGTTCTGA
- the kdpA gene encoding potassium-transporting ATPase subunit KdpA, producing the protein MSPVLAGVLQLLALVAALALAHRPLGEYMARVYSSKKHCAPEKWIYKAIGANPDAEMRWPAYLRSVLAFSAAGVLFLYLLQRVQGILPGSLGFASVKPDQAFNTAVSFVANTNWQSYAGEQTMGHVVQTGGLAVQNFVSAAVGMAVAVALVRGFAGSRIGELGNFWTDVVRGTFRILLPLAVVGALVLVACGVVQNFAGIHEVGQFAGGQQQWNGGAVASQEVIKELGTNGGAYFNANSAHPFENPTPFSNLFQIFLILLIPFSLTRTFGRMVGSVKQGYAILATMATIWLGFTALMMWTEFAHHGPALQAAGGAMEGKETRFGIGASAIFSVATTLTSTGSVNSFHSSYTGLGGGIQLLGMQLGEIAPGGVGSGLYGMLIMAIIAVFIAGLMVGRTPEYLGKKIGTREIKFAACYILVTPAIVLGFTALAMALPTPAHSMANGGAHGFSEVLYAYTSAGNNNGSAFAGLNADTQWFNTTTAIAMLLGRFLPMVFVLALAGSLAEQTPVPVTAGTLRTEKALFTGLLVGTILIVTGLTYFPALALGPLAEGLSS; encoded by the coding sequence ATGAGTCCCGTTCTTGCCGGGGTGCTCCAGCTGCTCGCGCTGGTCGCGGCACTGGCCCTCGCCCACCGCCCGCTGGGCGAGTACATGGCCCGCGTCTACTCCTCGAAGAAGCACTGCGCACCCGAGAAGTGGATCTACAAGGCGATCGGCGCCAACCCCGACGCCGAGATGCGCTGGCCGGCGTACCTGAGGAGCGTCCTCGCCTTCTCCGCGGCGGGCGTCCTCTTCCTCTACCTGCTCCAGCGCGTGCAGGGCATCCTGCCCGGCTCCCTCGGCTTCGCCTCCGTCAAGCCGGACCAGGCCTTCAACACCGCCGTCTCCTTCGTGGCCAACACCAACTGGCAGTCGTACGCCGGTGAGCAGACCATGGGCCACGTCGTGCAGACGGGTGGCCTGGCGGTGCAGAACTTCGTCTCGGCCGCGGTCGGCATGGCCGTCGCGGTGGCCCTCGTGCGCGGCTTCGCGGGCTCCCGCATCGGCGAACTGGGCAACTTCTGGACGGACGTGGTGCGCGGCACCTTCCGCATCCTGCTGCCCCTGGCCGTCGTCGGCGCGCTCGTCCTCGTGGCGTGCGGGGTCGTCCAGAACTTCGCCGGGATCCACGAGGTGGGGCAGTTCGCCGGCGGGCAGCAGCAGTGGAACGGCGGAGCCGTCGCCTCGCAGGAGGTCATCAAGGAACTGGGCACCAACGGCGGCGCCTACTTCAACGCCAACTCCGCCCACCCCTTCGAGAACCCGACCCCCTTTTCGAACCTCTTCCAGATCTTCCTGATCCTGCTGATCCCCTTCTCGCTGACCCGCACCTTCGGCCGCATGGTCGGCTCCGTCAAGCAGGGCTACGCGATCCTCGCCACGATGGCCACCATCTGGCTCGGCTTCACCGCCCTGATGATGTGGACGGAGTTCGCCCACCACGGCCCCGCGCTCCAGGCAGCCGGCGGCGCCATGGAGGGCAAGGAGACCCGCTTCGGGATCGGCGCCTCCGCGATCTTCTCGGTCGCGACCACCCTCACCTCCACCGGTTCCGTCAACTCCTTCCACTCCTCCTACACCGGCCTCGGCGGCGGCATCCAGCTGCTGGGCATGCAGCTGGGCGAGATCGCTCCCGGCGGTGTCGGTTCCGGCCTCTACGGCATGCTGATCATGGCGATCATCGCGGTGTTCATCGCCGGCCTGATGGTCGGCCGCACCCCCGAGTACCTGGGCAAGAAGATCGGCACCCGCGAGATCAAGTTCGCGGCCTGCTACATCCTCGTCACCCCGGCGATCGTCCTCGGCTTCACGGCGCTCGCCATGGCCCTGCCCACACCGGCCCACTCGATGGCCAACGGTGGCGCGCACGGCTTCTCGGAGGTCCTCTACGCCTACACCTCCGCCGGGAACAACAACGGCTCGGCCTTCGCGGGCCTGAACGCCGACACCCAGTGGTTCAACACGACCACCGCGATCGCGATGCTCCTCGGCCGCTTCCTGCCGATGGTCTTCGTCCTCGCGCTGGCCGGCTCGCTCGCCGAGCAGACGCCCGTCCCCGTCACGGCGGGCACGCTCCGCACCGAGAAGGCGCTGTTCACGGGCCTGCTCGTCGGCACGATCCTCATCGTCACCGGTCTCACCTACTTCCCGGCCCTCGCGCTGGGACCGCTTGCCGAAGGGCTCTCCTCATGA
- the kdpB gene encoding potassium-transporting ATPase subunit KdpB, protein MSTITPTRAPRQGAPSGHEEPGQGRVGGGLFDPKQLVRSFPDAVRKLDPRVMVKSPVMFVVEIGSVLTTVLAIADPTDWFGWAITAWLWLTTIFANLAEAVAEGRGKAQADTLRKAKTDTVARRLARDGTGEEQVPGTDLRIGDLVVCEAGDVIPGDGDVVEGVASVDESAITGESAPVIRESGGDRSAVTGGTKVLSDRIVIKITTKPGETFIDRMINLVEGASRQKTPNEIALNILLASLTIVFLLAVVTLQPFAIYAGAEQSMIVLAALLVCLIPTTIGALLSAIGIAGMDRLVQRNVLAMSGRAVEAAGDVSTLLLDKTGTITLGNRQAAEFVPVKGTTAAELADAAQLSSLADETPEGRSIVVLAKEKYGLRERHQGELAHAEWIPFTAQTRMSGVDVDGRQTRKGAAGSVITWVREQGGTVAEDADTLADTISEAGGTPLLVAVKDDEGARILGVIHLKDVVKEGMRERFDELRRMGIKTVMITGDNPLTAKAIAEEAGVDDCLAEATPEDKMALIKREQAGGKLVAMTGDGTNDAPALAQADVGVAMNTGTSAAKEAGNMVDLDSNPTKLIEIVEIGKQLLITRGALTTFSIANDVAKYFAIIPAMFAVVHPGLDKLNIMGLHSPQSAILSAVVFNALVIIALVPLALRGVRYRPTSADKMLRRNLTVYGLGGLIAPFIGIKLIDVLISLIPGLS, encoded by the coding sequence ATGAGCACCATCACCCCCACTCGCGCGCCCCGCCAGGGCGCTCCCTCCGGCCACGAGGAGCCCGGCCAGGGCCGGGTCGGCGGGGGCCTCTTCGACCCGAAGCAGCTGGTCAGGTCCTTCCCGGACGCGGTGCGCAAGCTCGACCCGCGCGTGATGGTCAAGTCGCCGGTCATGTTCGTGGTGGAGATCGGTTCCGTCCTGACCACCGTGCTGGCGATCGCCGACCCGACGGATTGGTTCGGCTGGGCGATCACCGCGTGGCTGTGGCTGACCACGATCTTCGCGAACCTCGCGGAGGCGGTCGCCGAGGGCCGCGGCAAGGCCCAGGCCGACACCCTGCGCAAGGCCAAGACCGACACGGTCGCCCGACGGCTGGCCAGGGACGGCACCGGCGAGGAGCAGGTCCCGGGTACGGATCTGCGCATCGGCGACCTGGTGGTCTGCGAGGCGGGCGACGTCATTCCGGGCGACGGCGACGTCGTCGAGGGCGTCGCGTCCGTCGACGAGTCGGCGATCACGGGCGAATCGGCCCCGGTGATCCGGGAGTCGGGCGGCGACCGCAGCGCGGTCACGGGTGGCACCAAGGTGCTGTCCGACCGGATCGTCATCAAGATCACGACGAAGCCCGGCGAGACCTTCATCGACCGCATGATCAACCTGGTCGAGGGCGCGTCACGGCAGAAGACCCCCAACGAGATCGCGCTGAACATCCTGCTCGCCTCGCTGACGATCGTCTTCCTGCTCGCCGTCGTCACCCTCCAGCCCTTCGCGATCTACGCGGGCGCCGAGCAGTCGATGATCGTGCTGGCCGCGCTGCTGGTCTGCCTGATCCCCACCACCATCGGCGCGCTGCTCTCCGCCATCGGCATCGCCGGCATGGACCGCCTGGTCCAGCGCAACGTCCTCGCCATGTCGGGCCGGGCCGTGGAAGCCGCCGGAGACGTCTCGACGCTGCTGCTCGACAAGACCGGCACCATCACCCTCGGCAACCGCCAGGCCGCCGAGTTCGTACCGGTCAAGGGCACCACGGCGGCGGAGCTGGCGGACGCCGCCCAGCTGTCCTCCCTCGCGGACGAGACCCCCGAGGGCCGTTCCATCGTCGTCCTGGCGAAGGAGAAGTACGGGCTGCGCGAGCGCCACCAGGGCGAACTCGCCCACGCCGAATGGATCCCCTTCACCGCCCAGACCCGGATGTCCGGTGTCGACGTCGACGGCAGGCAGACCCGCAAGGGCGCCGCCGGATCCGTCATCACCTGGGTCAGGGAGCAGGGCGGCACCGTCGCCGAGGACGCCGACACCCTTGCCGACACGATCTCCGAGGCCGGCGGCACCCCGCTCCTGGTCGCCGTCAAGGACGACGAGGGCGCCCGCATCCTCGGCGTCATCCACCTCAAGGACGTGGTCAAGGAGGGCATGCGCGAGCGGTTCGACGAGCTGCGCCGCATGGGCATCAAGACGGTCATGATCACCGGTGACAACCCGCTGACCGCGAAGGCCATCGCGGAGGAGGCCGGTGTCGACGACTGCCTCGCCGAGGCCACCCCCGAGGACAAGATGGCCCTCATCAAGCGGGAGCAGGCCGGCGGGAAGCTCGTCGCGATGACCGGCGACGGCACCAACGACGCCCCCGCCCTCGCCCAGGCCGACGTCGGCGTGGCCATGAACACGGGCACCTCGGCCGCCAAGGAGGCCGGGAACATGGTGGACCTGGACTCCAACCCCACCAAACTCATCGAGATCGTCGAGATCGGCAAGCAGCTCCTCATCACCCGGGGAGCCCTCACCACCTTCTCCATCGCCAACGACGTCGCGAAGTACTTCGCGATCATCCCGGCCATGTTCGCGGTGGTCCACCCCGGCCTCGACAAGCTCAACATCATGGGCCTGCACTCCCCGCAGTCCGCGATCCTGTCCGCCGTCGTCTTCAACGCGCTGGTGATCATCGCCCTCGTACCGCTCGCCCTGCGCGGCGTCCGGTACCGGCCGACCAGCGCCGACAAGATGCTCCGCCGCAACCTCACGGTCTACGGACTCGGCGGCCTGATCGCCCCGTTCATCGGGATCAAGCTCATCGACGTGCTCATCTCCCTCATCCCCGGGCTCTCCTGA
- the kdpC gene encoding potassium-transporting ATPase subunit KdpC has product MNNSFGNTTRLLGAGLRALLVLTVLCGVLYPLAVTGIAQAAFSQQANGSEITDKSGRVVGSALIGQTYGDDPRFFQPRPSAGLGENTNNTQYELLVSGASNKAADNPDLVKAVNEAKAKVLADNTVPGYTPEAAQVPADAVTSSGSGLDPHISPAYAELQAHRVAVRNDLPPARVEKLVAEHTEGRTLGFMGEPRVNVLELNTALKDLAGQR; this is encoded by the coding sequence ATGAACAACTCCTTCGGAAACACCACGCGGTTGCTCGGCGCCGGCCTGCGCGCCCTGCTCGTCCTCACGGTCCTCTGCGGGGTCCTCTACCCCCTCGCCGTCACCGGCATCGCCCAGGCCGCCTTCTCCCAGCAGGCCAACGGCTCCGAGATCACGGACAAGAGCGGCCGGGTCGTCGGCTCCGCCCTCATCGGTCAGACCTACGGGGACGACCCGCGCTTCTTCCAGCCCCGCCCCTCCGCAGGACTCGGTGAGAACACCAACAACACCCAGTACGAGCTGCTGGTCTCCGGCGCCTCCAACAAGGCCGCCGACAACCCGGACCTGGTGAAGGCGGTGAACGAGGCCAAGGCCAAGGTGCTGGCCGACAACACCGTCCCCGGCTACACCCCCGAGGCCGCGCAGGTCCCGGCCGACGCCGTCACCTCCTCCGGATCCGGCCTCGACCCGCACATCTCCCCGGCCTACGCCGAGCTCCAGGCCCACCGGGTGGCCGTACGCAACGACCTCCCGCCGGCCCGGGTCGAGAAGCTGGTCGCCGAGCACACCGAGGGCCGCACGCTGGGCTTCATGGGGGAGCCGAGGGTCAACGTCCTGGAGCTGAACACGGCCCTGAAGGACCTCGCCGGTCAGCGGTAG
- a CDS encoding cold-shock protein: MASGTVKWFNAEKGFGFIEQEGGGADVFAHYSNIAASGFRELQEGQKVTFDVTQGQKGPQAENIVPA, translated from the coding sequence ACCGTGAAGTGGTTCAACGCGGAAAAGGGCTTCGGCTTCATCGAGCAGGAGGGTGGCGGCGCCGACGTGTTCGCCCACTACTCGAACATCGCCGCGTCCGGCTTCCGTGAGCTTCAGGAAGGCCAGAAGGTCACCTTCGACGTCACGCAGGGCCAGAAGGGCCCGCAGGCCGAGAACATCGTTCCCGCCTGA